A stretch of Paludisphaera borealis DNA encodes these proteins:
- a CDS encoding FAD-dependent oxidoreductase — MDGEAKRGAATQGLHRVVVIGAGFGGLAAIQTLRRAPVRLSVVDRQNYHLFQPLLYQVATAGLNPSDISGPIRRILRQQRNADILLADVVGIDLARRTVILADGELGYDSLIIAAGATHSYFDHPEWEEFAPGLKSIEDALVIRRKVLLAFEIAERETDEARRREWLTFVIVGGGPTGVELAGTLRDVARMTLARDFRHIDPASARVILIEGSPRVLPSYVEQLSESAKRQLETLGVEVRSGVHVTGIDAEGVWIGSERIKARTVLWAAGVSASPLGRMMGVPLDRAGRVIVEPDLTIAGYPEVYVIGDLAHAEQDGRPVPGVAPAAAQMGKHAARSILRALGGKPREPFRYVDKGSLATIGRGAAVAQIGRLKISGFFAWLLWLFVHIFFLIGFRNRLFVMIQWAWSYISYDRGARLITGRAEGPLVHGLTESRLPSTTQAEAIK; from the coding sequence TTGGACGGCGAGGCGAAGCGGGGGGCGGCGACGCAAGGTTTGCATCGCGTCGTGGTGATCGGCGCCGGGTTCGGCGGCCTGGCGGCGATTCAGACGCTGCGGCGGGCTCCGGTGCGGCTCTCGGTCGTCGACCGACAGAACTACCATCTGTTCCAGCCGCTCCTGTACCAGGTGGCGACCGCCGGGCTGAACCCGAGCGACATCTCGGGGCCGATCCGTCGCATCCTCCGCCAGCAACGGAACGCCGACATCCTCCTCGCCGACGTGGTCGGGATCGACCTGGCTCGAAGAACCGTGATCCTGGCCGACGGCGAGTTGGGTTACGACAGTCTGATCATAGCGGCCGGGGCGACTCACTCGTATTTCGACCATCCGGAGTGGGAAGAGTTCGCGCCGGGGTTGAAGTCGATCGAGGATGCGCTGGTGATCCGCCGCAAGGTCCTCCTGGCCTTCGAGATCGCCGAGCGCGAGACCGACGAGGCGCGGCGCCGGGAGTGGCTGACCTTTGTGATCGTGGGGGGCGGACCGACGGGCGTCGAACTGGCGGGCACGCTCCGCGACGTCGCCCGGATGACGCTGGCGCGCGACTTCCGGCACATCGACCCGGCCTCGGCCCGGGTGATTCTGATCGAAGGCTCCCCCCGCGTATTACCGTCGTACGTCGAACAGCTTTCCGAGAGTGCGAAGCGTCAACTCGAAACGCTGGGCGTGGAAGTACGCTCCGGCGTCCACGTCACGGGCATCGACGCCGAAGGGGTGTGGATCGGTTCCGAGCGGATCAAGGCGCGGACCGTTCTATGGGCGGCCGGCGTCTCGGCGTCTCCCCTGGGGAGGATGATGGGCGTGCCGCTGGATCGAGCGGGCCGCGTCATCGTCGAGCCCGATTTGACCATCGCCGGCTATCCCGAAGTCTACGTGATCGGCGATCTGGCCCATGCCGAGCAAGACGGCCGGCCGGTGCCGGGAGTCGCGCCGGCGGCCGCGCAGATGGGCAAGCACGCGGCCCGGAGCATCCTCCGCGCTCTCGGAGGCAAGCCGCGCGAGCCGTTCCGCTACGTCGACAAGGGGTCGCTGGCGACGATCGGCCGCGGCGCCGCCGTCGCCCAGATCGGCCGCCTGAAGATCTCGGGCTTCTTCGCATGGCTACTCTGGCTGTTCGTCCACATCTTCTTTCTGATCGGCTTTCGCAACCGGCTGTTCGTCATGATCCAGTGGGCCTGGTCGTACATCAGTTACGATCGCGGCGCGCGGTTGATCACCGGCCGGGCCGAAGGCCCTCTGGTCCATGGCCTGACCGAAAGCCGGCTGCCGTCCACAACGCAAGCCGAGGCGATCAAGTGA
- a CDS encoding class I SAM-dependent methyltransferase, whose protein sequence is MIESSEKHEGFAYSRARWDWASSADHAYWITGTSSVDHFDRSGWADACNLATLCPGYRDQTILEWGSGSGRVTQYLCRMFRRTHAVDISSGMLGLLAQRGFPDLSLHHTDGAELPPGIAVDVVYSYICWMHNRKEDLPAIMRACRAVLKPTGKLVFQLPVYDEPRSPRTFIDTACWTPREFLELAEETGFAVTRMTASVGAFAPESMGANHFDLHEWRPRPCASSNHDANGRPASI, encoded by the coding sequence ATGATCGAGAGTTCGGAAAAACATGAGGGGTTCGCGTACAGTCGCGCGCGCTGGGACTGGGCGAGTTCGGCCGATCATGCGTACTGGATCACGGGCACGAGCTCGGTCGACCATTTCGACCGGTCGGGCTGGGCCGACGCCTGTAATCTCGCGACGTTGTGTCCGGGCTACCGCGACCAGACGATTCTGGAGTGGGGCAGCGGCAGCGGCCGCGTGACCCAGTATCTCTGCCGGATGTTCCGGCGCACTCATGCGGTCGACATCTCCAGCGGCATGCTCGGCTTGCTCGCCCAGCGAGGCTTTCCGGATCTCTCGCTACACCATACGGATGGGGCGGAACTGCCGCCGGGGATCGCGGTGGACGTCGTTTATTCGTATATTTGCTGGATGCACAACCGCAAGGAGGATCTGCCGGCGATCATGCGAGCCTGTCGCGCGGTCTTGAAGCCGACCGGCAAGTTGGTGTTTCAGCTCCCCGTCTACGACGAGCCGCGATCGCCTCGGACGTTCATCGATACGGCGTGCTGGACGCCTCGAGAATTCCTGGAGCTGGCCGAGGAGACGGGTTTCGCCGTCACGCGGATGACGGCCAGCGTCGGTGCGTTCGCGCCTGAGTCGATGGGAGCCAACCACTTCGATCTGCACGAATGGCGGCCCCGGCCGTGCGCGTCGTCGAATCACGATGCCAACGGGCGGCCGGCGTCGATCTGA
- a CDS encoding metallophosphoesterase, protein MMNVGSSTIRCTFLVLLTAAVGCGSSSHSQAETNPAGAFVVKPYIQLGDPADPRKIDGLDVVWHAADVDAGWKVEYRAADDQPWRSTDAPRSQRIAVVGQPPHRVYRAGLRDLTPGGVCSYRVIRGDEVVFSSTVKSPKAKEQPHRFVVFGDCGAGTPGEKAVAYQVHSANPDYVMITGDIVYSRGRVSEYRDKFWPVYNADEASRDVGAPLLRSTLFLAAAGNHDIADRDLGKNPDGLAFFFYWDQPRNGPALRDGGPHVPPLRGPEENQKAFRESAGDAYPGAGNFSFDYGNAHWTVLDTNAYVNWTAREMRAWVERDLAAARDADWRFVSFHQPPFNSSKAHFADQLTRVLADVFEAGKVDVVFSGHVHNYQRTYPLRFTLAVDAAGRAVKPGELLGGSFVLDRAFDGRTMTRPQGVIYLVTGAGGATLYDPSQQDDPDSWQEFTCKFVSKIHSLTVADVQGKTLTVRQISADGNELDKFSVTK, encoded by the coding sequence ATGATGAATGTTGGAAGTTCCACGATCCGTTGCACGTTTCTCGTCCTGCTGACGGCGGCCGTCGGCTGTGGTTCATCGAGCCATAGCCAGGCGGAGACCAACCCGGCCGGCGCGTTCGTCGTCAAGCCCTACATCCAGCTCGGCGATCCTGCAGACCCTCGCAAGATCGACGGCCTGGACGTCGTCTGGCACGCCGCCGACGTCGACGCCGGCTGGAAAGTCGAGTACCGGGCGGCCGACGACCAGCCCTGGCGGTCGACGGACGCGCCTCGGAGCCAGAGGATCGCCGTCGTGGGACAGCCGCCGCACCGGGTCTATCGAGCCGGTCTCCGCGACCTGACGCCCGGCGGCGTTTGCTCGTACCGCGTCATTCGAGGGGACGAGGTCGTTTTCTCGTCGACCGTGAAATCACCGAAGGCCAAAGAGCAGCCGCATCGCTTCGTGGTCTTCGGCGACTGCGGGGCCGGGACCCCTGGCGAGAAAGCCGTCGCCTATCAGGTCCACAGTGCGAACCCCGACTACGTGATGATCACCGGGGACATCGTCTACAGCCGAGGACGGGTTTCCGAGTACCGCGACAAGTTCTGGCCGGTCTACAACGCCGACGAGGCCTCGCGCGACGTCGGCGCTCCGCTGCTCCGTTCGACGCTGTTTCTGGCCGCGGCCGGCAACCACGACATCGCGGATCGAGACCTGGGCAAGAACCCCGACGGACTGGCGTTCTTCTTCTACTGGGACCAGCCGCGCAACGGTCCCGCGCTCCGGGACGGCGGCCCCCACGTGCCGCCGCTCAGGGGCCCCGAGGAGAACCAGAAGGCGTTTCGCGAGTCAGCCGGCGACGCCTATCCGGGGGCCGGAAACTTCTCGTTCGACTACGGGAACGCCCACTGGACCGTCCTCGACACCAACGCGTACGTCAACTGGACGGCCCGCGAAATGCGCGCCTGGGTTGAACGCGACCTCGCCGCCGCCCGTGACGCCGATTGGCGGTTCGTCTCGTTCCACCAGCCCCCCTTCAACTCGTCGAAGGCCCACTTCGCCGACCAGTTGACGCGCGTGCTCGCCGATGTCTTCGAAGCCGGCAAGGTCGACGTCGTCTTCAGCGGCCACGTCCACAACTATCAGCGTACCTACCCGCTCCGGTTTACCCTGGCCGTCGACGCCGCCGGCCGCGCCGTCAAGCCGGGCGAACTGCTGGGCGGCTCGTTCGTCCTCGATCGCGCGTTCGACGGCCGGACCATGACGCGCCCCCAGGGCGTCATCTACCTGGTCACCGGCGCGGGAGGCGCGACCCTCTACGATCCAAGCCAGCAGGACGACCCCGATTCATGGCAGGAGTTCACGTGCAAGTTCGTTTCCAAGATCCACTCCCTGACCGTCGCCGACGTCCAGGGCAAGACCCTGACCGTCCGCCAGATCTCGGCCGACGGCAACGAGCTGGATAAGTTTAGTGTGACTAAATAA